One Dioscorea cayenensis subsp. rotundata cultivar TDr96_F1 chromosome 15, TDr96_F1_v2_PseudoChromosome.rev07_lg8_w22 25.fasta, whole genome shotgun sequence genomic region harbors:
- the LOC120277755 gene encoding FK506-binding protein 3-like: protein METEGVEDSLDNDGDDNNDDELNDEDGDDDEDVGTFLEMEVVGAEESLDNDGGDNNDDELEDKNKDDDDEGTFLEVEAEGAEESLDNDGDDNNDDELEYKNKDDDDDEGTFLEMEAEGAEKPMDGGG, encoded by the coding sequence atGGAGACCGAAGGGGTAGAAGATTCTTTGGATAATGATGGGGATGATAACAATGATGACGAACTCAACGACgaagatggagatgatgatgaggatgtaGGAACTTTTTTAGAGATGGAGGTCGTAGGGGCCGAAGAGTCTTTGGACAATGATGGAGGTGATAACAATGATGATGAACtcgaagataaaaataaagatgatgatgatgaaggaaCTTTTTTAGAGGTGGAGGCCGAAGGGGCCGAAGAGTCTTTGGACAATGACGGAGATGATAACAATGATGATGAACtcgaatataaaaataaagatgatgatgatgatgaaggaaCTTTTTTAGAGATGGAGGCCGAAGGGGCGGAAAAGCCTATGGACGGCGGTGGATAA